Sequence from the Fragaria vesca subsp. vesca linkage group LG4, FraVesHawaii_1.0, whole genome shotgun sequence genome:
GTGACATGATCAACATTTCTTTTGGTATGATTTTTGTTTGCAACGCGTTGTAAGTCTCCACCTATTGTTTTTGAAACTACATAGAGAAAGTAGATAGTAAGAAATAGCAAACAGTGTTTTTAGGACTTGCATAATCAAGATTGGTCAAGCACCTCAAGCCTAAGAACATGAAAATGGATTCTAAATATCTAATACAATATGGACCGTCACTATTGACCTTTTCATTTTCCAGTTGCTACCAAATTTATAGCAAACCCAGTGAAAGAGACTTAGGAAAGTTAACAGCTAGAGACATATTATGGAAGAGCAAACTATTTTAAAGAAACCAAGATAAACTGCTACCTTTTCTGATACAGCATCTTTGAGCTTATTGTAAAAAAAGGTATTGAAGAAATGAAATGCACAACTTCCCGTGTCTGTAGGGGATGCTTGTTGATGCAAATACCTGATCAAAAGGTCCCAATGGTGAGTAAATACTTTCACTTAATGGGGCCTCACATGTCCTGTCAAGTACACTGAAATGAACAAAGTACCACGTCTACTGCCTATAGCAAATATGAAGAAAAGTAAACACTTGAACAATACTGATATGAATACACATTATAATAGATACATATCCATTACTTTTTGGTACATAAATATGCAATTATATCATATTCAGTTTACCGTATGTAGAAATTCATAATTGCTGATGTCAGGTAGCTTTGAGGATCAAGGCACTTAGTGTCTGCATAACAAATTTCAACGGAATGTGGATCATCCCTGAATAAAAGAAACACCATATATCACACCATGAGCAATATCACATAAATCTTTAACAGTTGAGGAATTTTAACACATCTACAAACTTTTTATTCGTGTGTACAGTATTACCTTGATGGATAGTAGATTCTGGAGTCTTTCATGCTAGAAAAAAAAAAAATTAAATACAATCAGAAATAGGTTATTGCTAAATATGGAACTCAATATCGGTGAATTCTGAAACATAGTGCACTATAAGCAACAACTTTGAGGCTCTAGTTACCTCTCAGGAATTTCTTCTGTTTGCTCTGTGGTGTCTGTGAACTCAGGTTCCTCCTCATCCACAAGTAAAATGGTCTGACTCTGTCGTAACAATAAATATGAAAGCAAATGAAATACATCCCATTCTGAAATAGATGTCACCAACAAGACAACTTTGTGCTATTTCCACTAATTCCAAGTTGAAAAGGGATAGATGAAAGTTAAATTGTAGATTTAAATCCAATACTAATGTTGTACCTTCCTGGTCCTATTCCGAAGTTGATAATGATCCTCCCTGCCAGAGAAAAGAAAAATAGAACAAATCAAATCAAATTGGAATAATTCATCCAAGCTGATTACGCCTGCAAAGGAAGCATAATCTAATACCAATCTACCAGCATTACAGTTAGAAAGTTTCAAGGAAATACTAGAAATGTAAAGTAGCTCGGGTAAAGAAAAGATCAGTACTTTTTTGCAAAGCTGCTGGAGGAGTTTTCCTCACACTGATAACCTGAGTTATTGGAAGAAGCTTTGCCTTTACGATCACCATTTGAGAGAGAAGTTTTATCTTTATCACGATAGAAGTTGCTAGGGCTTTGAAAAGGGAATTGTCTTGATGAAGATCGACTTTTCTGTGCCCCCTTTGGCACGAATGCTCCATTATTGTTCTTTTTCTGGCGGTTGCAGTGACCCAAAGTTGAAAATTCTCTTTCAAATGCATTTCCCTTGTTAGAATCTCTCTGCTTAATAGATTAACAATAGATTGAAGCAAATACATTAGAAAATGATGCAGGCCCTTCAATATAACTAGAAAAAAAGACACAGTGAAGCTCATTACATCGTCATCCAGCTTTTGAGAAAAGAGTTTTAAAAATGAAGCCCCTCGCTCGCCTGGAGATGATGTAGCCTCCTCTCTGAAGCCACTAGAAACACCTAGGAGTCACATTCAGGTTTCTCAATCAGGAACTCTCGTAAACAGAAAATGATATACAACAGTCCTTAATCACACCAAATTCAGGTGCACGGTCTTAAACGAAAGAGCATGTCCATAAAAGAACCGTACCTGCAGAGCTGGTCGCTCCGGTAGGCTTCTCCACCATACTGATATACTATTCAATGGAAAAGGTAAACACAGTCAGAACCTGTCTCGATAAGTACTCCACATGAGAATTCACAACACTAAACCTGTAAACATTCCAACTACAAGCCCACATGAAGCAGCATTACACAAACCCATACTATTCAATATGACACAGCAATCAGTCTGGTCTCCCCAAAAACACATAAAAAATCACAATGCCAGAGCTGTGCTCATCAATCTAGCATATACATGATCTTAACACAACAAGTACAAGCATAAAAATCAAAACTTTCCCATCAAATTTTCCTCCATTTCTGACAAAACCCAAACACACAAAAACAACCAAAAAGACTCAAACTTTACACAAACCCAAAAAACTCACATACCCTCTCTGGGTGTTCAATCCTCCTCTGCTGCTCATCCTCCATTTTCTTCAAACGAACCCTCAGCTTTTCGCCTTTGTCTGGCAATTTTGGAGCCAACATCTTCACATGTGCTCTTTGCCGCCCAATCAAATCATCCAGGTCCTTATTGCTCACCCTCTCAAGTTCCTCATCCCTTAGCTCATCGCCGCCGCCCATCGCCGCCCGTTTCGGTGTCTCGTCGGCGGCGATGGTGACGGGCTTGGTCTTCTTCACTCTGAGAACCTCCGGCGGGTCAAAATCGTCATTGCCATCCAAGAGCTTGTTGAAGTCAATAGCAAGCGGCCTCTTCTTCTCGGCTCTCTCTCCTTCCATGCAATGAAAAATGGGGGAGAGCCCTAAAAAAGGGTCTCTCCTTTTTCGTGTTCTGGTAATAATGGGGTCAAAGCGGTGGTGGTGTCACACTGTGTTGCTCTGCTCCAACACTACATATGTGTGCGTCAATTTCTTGTTTCTTTTGTATTATTGCCTTTGGGCTTGTGTTAGTGTGTGCATCTTTTTATGCTCTTTGAGGTCATACATCCCTAAGGCCTAACTTTCCTTTATTTAAGAGACTTTAATAAAACATGTTTATTTACTTGGAATAAACAGATACGATCTTCGGAGAGGCCGTGATTTGCTTACCTATTTGGTATCAAAGTTTGAGATGTATTCTTGAGTATGTTGTGTTAATAAACGTGCCAAAGATATCGCGTATTAGAGTTTTACTCTTCATATTTCATATTCATGTTTATGTTCTAAAACAAGGTCGCGCAACTTGCCTTGATGACGCCTAGGCGCTCCAAACCAACCATCAGTCCTAGTAGAGCCTAGTGAGTTTTCGACCCTTGGCTATATCAGAGTTTTAAAACAAGACCGCCTAGCCCACCTAAACGGCTTTTAGGCGCTCCAAGCCAACCATCCGTCCTAATAGCGTGTAACGAGTATGGGTTTGTGTAAAAATTATTAGCATACATCTTGCCCTAAACTACACACAAACCCAATAGCCACCAGGTCGCCATGTCAAGCCCACCTTCTACAAAAGCATGTGAGTCCAGCCCACGACTACATGAAGTCAGGGAAGCTGGGCCAAACCGACTAACAAAGTAATAAGTAGTGCATACAAGAGGAATAACATAAGGATAACCCAGTCTCAGTGGGTATTTGTCCCACATCCTTTGGAAGCATTCAAATTCATCTAAGATATCTAATTACCAACATTAATTGTAATCACTCTCACATCTAAGTTGTTATTATGCTGAAAAACTAGTGTTATACTAAACATTGACTTAGCCATCAGAGTGACTTATATCACAGTTGGGTGTATCTTGTAACATGTATCGTGATTTAGTATATGCCTTGTAAATTGTAATGGAACAAAGAATTACGATAGAAACAAACATATACAACTTCACTTCATGAATTCGACCTAATGTATTACTTGAACTATAAGTTAGTTTGTCACAAAACTAATAACGGTCGTCTAAGATTTATTGAATACTATTTTCCAAACGACCAAACCAAATAATTTACCAATCATGGCGCATTCATCCGTATCACCCTTGTGAATGCACAAACAACAAAGTAAGAAGGAGAAAATGCATACCCAACAAGGCCCAAATTCCCCCAATTCCCCCTCCTCCTTGATCGATTTGTTATAGCTAACCCTTGACCCAACCCGGAAGTATTTTCCTAAACCAATATAGAAAACAAGCAAAAATCGGACTAATCAAAATGTGCCATGTGCCACCATAAACCAAGCAAATTCTACTTGTAAATACAAGTATACAACTCACCTCCCAGGCCCCAACTAGTACTACATAAAGCTCTCCCTTTCTCTCTCCTAGGGCACCAAATCTCAACCTGGATTTCACTGTTGGGGTTTGTTAGGTTTCACTTTGTTAATAAGTCCTAGTTATTAGTTATTAGGGACATGCAGTTAGTATTTGACTCATTCCTGCAATCATGTACCACGCATTTAGAGTTATGCTGTGTGTGGGTTGTTGTTTTATTATTCAGTTTCTTTTGTAAGGTTATATAAGCCAGTACTTGTTAATTATGAATATTGAGGTATTCACACAAGCTTTATTGTTCTGTTCTTGAGTTTTTGGGTTCAACATTCACTCTCCTCCACAACCATGATCGACGATCCTTCCGCTCCGACGACCCAAGACCCGAATCCCCAACCCGATAACCTGATTCCCCAATCCATTGTGCAAGTGGATGCACAAGGTAAGCACAATTTACTCATACATGGTTTTTGAACGCAATGCTATGTTCTCTTAATTTCTCCCTCAGGATGTCTATTCAGCTGGTGATAGCTGAAATGCCTGTGCTGCCATCTCTAATATTCTTTAACGTGTGGTAACAAATATCAATTATTATTGTCAACTTGTCATATACATATTTTTTGTACGTATAGTTTGGGGAATGGTTATTTGGTGTTACTGTTATGTCAAACATGCTCTGATGCTTTTGCGAGATATTTGGTTTTGTTTATGTAGGACTTATTCGTTATCCCTCTCCATGTCCTACAATGGTTCGACCTGGTTTTCCCTCACGGCCACCTAGAGGAATTGGTATGCTTCCATCTATACAACGCCCTCCTATGCTGGGAATTCCTGGGGTTCGCCCCATTATGCCTCCTGTTGTTAGGCCAGTTGTTCCTAGTGTTACTCCAGCTGAGAAACCACAAACAACTGTCTTTGTCGGCAAGATAGCCCCAACAGTAAACAATGATTTCATTTTATATCTCCTTCAGGTATATCATCAAACTCTGTGATCTCTGTTCTTTCATATCAAACCTTATTCCTTTGGTGTATGGTTTTACGTTTCTAAGCACTAATGGTTTTACATTTTATTAAGTTATGTGGACCTGTCAAGCTTTGGAAGCGTGCTCAAGATCCCACAGATGGGACTCCGAAAGGCTTTGGGTTTTGTGAATTTGAATCTGCTGAAGGGGTTCTTCGTGCATTACGCCTTCTGAGTAAATTCAACATTGATGGGAAGGAGCTGGTGGTATATCATAATTCATACTACAGCTATCTTTTCGTTGTTATTGCCATATAACTTTTGAAACCATATCCTGCTTATATATATTATATTTTATAAAAATTTCGGTTACTAATTCTCTCTATATTGAAATTTTTGTACAACTTCAAACAGTTAATTGTTAAACAAGCAACACGAGAGTATCTGGAGCGGTTTGTAGAAAAGAAAATTGAAAACACAAAGAAGCTAAAAGACAGTCAAGCTGAGGGAGATGAGAAAGAGGGTCAGAGTACCATTGATAAGACTGTAGTTCCAAATTCTGTTGTGGATTCGAAGGAGGAGGACAATAATTCAGGGAACAAAGAGAGCATCAGTAAAAACTTTGGGATCGTGACGGATGAAGACAAGGAAGCTGACAGGGTGGCTTTGGAGAAGCTTACAAGCTTGATAGAGGAGAGATTAAAAACGAATCCTCTGCCTCCACCACCGCCACTTGCTCCTGGGAATTCCATCTCAGAGCCTCCGGCTAACTCAAGGGACGGAGACCCTAATGTGGATATAGCAAGAAATGGTATAGTTTCAAACTTTCTATTGCTATCATACTGGAGATTGTTAGTTTGTTGTGTGTGCGTCAATTTCTTGTTTCTTTTGTACTATTGCCTTGGGCTTGTGTTAGTGTGTTGTGTGTGCATCCTTTAAGCTCTTTGAGGCCATACATCGATCCTAAAGGCCTAACTTTTCTTTATTTAAAATCTTTAATAGAATATGTTTATTTACTTGGAATAAACAGATACCATTTCTAGAGAGGCCGCGATTTGCTTACCTATTTTGGTACCAAAGTTTGAGATGCATTCTTGAGTATGTTGTGTTAATAAACGCGTCAAAGATATCGGGTATTAGAGTTTGACTCTTCATATTCATGTTTATGTTCTAAAACAAGGTCGCGCTACTTGCCTTGACGAAGCCTAGGCCCTCCAAACCAACCATCAGTCCTAGTAGGGCCTAGCGAGTTTCGACCACTGATCAGAGTTCTAAAACAAGACCGCCTAACTCCCCTAAGCGGTTTTTAGGGGCTCCAAGGCAACCATCCGCCCTAATAGCGCTTAGTGAGTTTTTGAATAGTATGGGTTTGTGTAAGAATTATTAACATACATCTTGCTCTAAACCACACACAAACCCAATAGCCACCAGGTCACCATGTCAAGCCCACCTTCTACAAAAGCATGTGAGCCCAGCCCACGACTACATAAGGTCAGGGAAGCTGGGCCAAACCGACTAACAAAGTAATAAGTAGTGCATACAAGAGGAGTAACAGAAGGATAACCTAGTCTTAGTGGGTATTTGTCCCACATTGTTTGGAAGCATTCAAATTCATCAAAGATATCCAATTACCAACATTAATTGTAATCACTCTCACTTCTAAGTTGTTACTATGCCGAAAAACTAGTGTTATACTAAACACTGACTTAGGCATTAGAGTGACTTAGATCGCAGTTGGGTGTATCTTGTAGCATGTATAGTGATTTAGTATCTGCTTTGTAAATTGTAATGGAATAGAGAATTACGATAGAAACAAACATATACAACTTCACTTCATGAATTCGACCTAATGTATTACTTGAACTATAAATTAGTTTGTCACGAAACTAATAACGGCGGTCTAAGATTTATTGAATACCATTTTTCAAACAACCAAACCAAATAATTTACCAATCATGACGCATTCATCCGTATCACCCTTGTGAATGCACAAACCCGCACAAATATTACCTAAACTATAAGTTAAACTGTCCCACCAAACTAATAACGGTCATAAACAAACAGTTTACCATTAACAGCTCAATAATTTGTATTACCCGCGTAAAGACGCGAACTCGTGACACTACGTATTACTTAAACTACAAGTATTATTTCAAATTCTTCATCGAGTAGTATATCACAATGTCAACAAAGTAAGAAGGAGAAAATGCATACCCAACAAGGCCCAAATTCCCCCAAATTTCTCTTCATCGATTTGTTATAGCTAACCCAACCCGGAAGTATTTTCCTAAACCAATACAGAAAACACTACCGTCACCGGAGCCTGAAATGGCCCGTTCAAAAACTGGGACCAATCAAAATGCGCCACGTGTCACAAAAAAAAAGCAAATTCTACTTGTAAATACAACTCTCACCTCCCACAGGCCCCAACTACATAAAGCTCTCCCTTTCTCTCTCCTAGGGCACCAAATCTCAACCTGGATTTCACTCTCCTCCGCAACCATGGCCGACGATCCTTCCGCTCCGACGACCCAAGACCCGAGTCCCCAACCCGATAACCCGATTCCCCAATCCCAGCAACCCGATCCCCCACCCGCTTCCACCCCATTCCAATTGAACAATCCCAATCCCAATCCGCCTCTAGTCTCTCTCCCGCCGCCGTCAGTCTCTTACGCCCCGCAACCGGTCTCCGCCGCCTTCGCCGCTCCTCCGGCCGCGCCGTCTTTCCGGCCGGTTCCTCAGTTCTCTCCCGTGCCGAATTACCAAACTCCCGGCGTCCCTCCGCCCGGCGTGAGCTCGGTTCCCGGCGCTCCGGTGCCGGTGCCGCAGCATATGATGCATTATCAGATGCAACAGCCGATGAGAGGTTACGCGCCGATGCCGAATGGCTACTCGGCTCCGCCGCAGGGCACTGTTCCTCCACCTGGTGGGTTTTCGCTTCTCTTCTGCCTATATGTTTTGTCAAATTTATATTATTTTATTGTTTTTCGCCGTTGTCATTGTCGATTTTCGTTGCGTGTTGGTGTTGGTAATGTAATTTCTGGGTGTTGTTTCGTTATGTGTTGCTTAAGAAATTTAGGTGCCACGTTAATGCTTGAATATGCGAAATAAGTAGTCAATGATGAATTGAGATTAATGGTATAACGTAGTGGGAAGTGTAACTTAGAGCAGAGTTAGAGTGCGGAGTTGTGTTAAAAAGACTTGGCAGTGTGTTAGACGATTAAGGGTATCGATGACAGGATGTTTTCTCCTACAGTGTCTTGATTGAATACGGTGAGAAAGGTTGGAAGGCTTGCTCATAATGCTTTGAGAACTCCCCCCCTACAACTCGTTTTTTGGTATGCATATTTTAAATTTTATGTTGGCTCAAATTGGTCTTGGAGTTAAAATGATGTTCCCAATTCGGAACACAGTTTATAGTTTTTTTGGTCGTGCTAAAGTTGTATTATGTCGTGTTTATTTCTTTCTGGTAGTGTTTAAGGATACTTTCCCTGTCATGGGTCTATGAATTTCCACGAAGCAGACAATGTTTGCAACTGAGTGCTCATTGGCATTGTTTTCTAAGGTATCACAATCCTTCCAATTGCAGTCTCTCTATCGATAGATGTATGCACATATAAATATATGTTACATGCCCATCCAGCACCCATCCAATTATTTAATTATCTATCAATCAATTTATCTTTCTATCTTAAAATCTGTACGTGTTTGATTGTTTTCTTTTCTACTTGTGCATTTTTGTTGAATTCATGTATTTTGAATTTTTCTTGCTCTCATACTGCATCAACTGCTGATTAGTGTTTGAGAGACGTTAGACTGTATTTGAATATTAGAATCACCCATCCTACGGTTAAATGTTCATTTTACTTGTATCTCAAAATATGCACTTTCTCGATGGGACTTTCCGAAGACTACCATTGTGCAAGTGGATGCACAAGGTAAGCACAATTTACTCATACATGGTTTTTGAACGCAATGCTATGTTCTCTTAATTTCTCCCTCAGGATGTCTATTCAGCTGGTGATAGCTGAAATGCCTGTGCTGCCATCTCTAATATTCTTTAACGTGTGGTAACAAATATTAATTATTATTGTCAACTTGTCATATATATATTTTTTGTACGTATAGTTTGGGGAATGGTTATTTGGTGTTACTGTTATGTCAAACATGCTCTGATGCTTTTGCGAGATATTTGGTTTTGTTTATGTAGGACTTATTCGTTATCCCTCTCCATATCCTACAATGGTTCGACCTGGTTTTCCCTCACGGCCACCTGGAGGAATTGGTATGCTTCCATCTATACAGCGCCCTCCTATGCTGGGAATTCCTGGGGTTCGCCCCATTATGCCTCCTGTTGTTAGGCCAGCTGTTCCTAGTGTTACTCCAGCTGAGAAACCACAAACAACTGTCTTTGTCGGCAAGATAGCCCCAACAGTAAACAATGATTTCATTTTATATCTCCTTCAGGTATATCATCAAACTCTGTGATCTCTGTTCTTTTATATCAAACCTTATTCCTTTGGTGTATGGTTTTACGTTTCTAAGCACTAATGGTTTTACATTTTATTAAGTTATGCGGACCTGTCAAGAGTTGGAAGCGTGCTCAAGATCCCACAGATGGGACTCCTAGAGGCTTTGGGTTTTGTGAATTTGAATCTGCTGAAGGGGTTCTTCGTGCATTACGCCTTCTGAGTAAATTCAACATTGATGGGCAGGAGCTGGTGGTATGTCATAATTCATACTACAGCTATCTTTTCGTTGTTATTGCCATATAACTTTTGAAACCATATCCTGCTTATATATATTATACTTTATAAAAAATTCGGTTACTAATTCTCTCTATATTGAAATTTTTGTAAAACTTAAAACAGTTAAATGTTAAACAAGCAACACGAGAGTATCTGGAGCGGTTTGTAGAAAAGAAAACTGCTGAAAACACAAAGAAGCTAAAAGACAGTCAAGCTGAGGGAGATGAGAAAGAGGGTCAGAGTACCGTTGATAAGACTGTAGTTCCAAATTCTGTTGTGGATTTAAAGGAGGAGGACAATAATTCAGGGAACAAAGAGAGCATCAGTAAAAACTTTGGGATCGTGACGGATGAAGACAAGGAAGCTGACAGGGTGGCTTTGGAGAAGCTTACAAGCTTGATAGAAGAGAGATTAAAAACGAATCCTCTGCCTCCACCACCTCCACTTGCTCCTGGGAATTCCATCTCAGAGCCTCCAGCTAACTCAAGGGACGGAGACCCTAATGTGGATATGGCAAGAAATGGTAAAGTTTCAAACTTTCAATTACTATCATACTGGACATTGTTTCTGTTAGCATTATGTTGAGTACTAGATAAGAAATAGTAAAGATCCAGATTTTAACTTATCATCATACTGGATACTGTTTGTGTTAGTAATATGTTGAGTACTTGAGAATAATTGGTATTGTTTACAGCCCTTTATTAGTGCCAGTTTTCTAAGTTAATTTTGGTTTCAGATGCTTCTGGAGATAAAAATGATGAGGAGACAACTAGTGTCAACAAAGCAGAAAATGAGCAGGATAGGCCTGAAACAAGCTCACCTGAGAGGAGTAGAAAGCCTGATAAAAGTAGAGAAAGAGACAGAGAGCGAGATGTGAAACAGGAAAAGGAGCGTGAGATTGAAAGATATGAAAGAGAAACAGAGAGAGAACGGATAAGAAAGGAGAGAGAGCAAAGAAGGAAATTTGAGGATGCAGAACGTAAGTTTGAAGAATGTCTCAAAGATTGGGAGTATAGGGAAAGGGAGAAACAGAAACAGCGGCAAAAGGAAAAGGAGAGGGAGAAAGAATGGGAACGCAAACGGAAGAAAGAAGTGATCAATGAAGAAGATGATGATGAAGAAGATTCTAGAAAAAGGTGGCGGAGGACTGCGTGGGAAGAGAAGAAGAAGAAGAAACAAAGGGAGAAGGAAGAGGACTTGGCTGACAGATTAAAAGAAGAAGAAGAAATTGCTGAGGCCAACAGGAGGGCTGATGAGGAAAAGCAGCTACAGAAACTGAGAGATGCACTGAAGGCTTCATCCATGGATGCAAGAGAAAAGGCTGATTTGGCGGAAGAATCTTGTGTGGAATCAAAAGATATGGCCTTCAATCAGGACAATGACACTGGATCTGGTCATGAGAACCATATAGGTATGCAAAATACTTTTGAAGTTAGTGCCTTACTCATCCTTTCCACTCCCCTTTCTTAATGTCCTTTTCATTTATACTTATGTGTTTTGCCTGATGAAATAGGTGATGGGACTTTACAAAACGGGAACACTGGGGATGAATCAGCCATGACATCAGAACCCCAGCAGAGTGGGAGTGCCCCAGCCAAAAAGTTGGGTTTTGGTTTGGTTGGCTCTGGGAAACGTGCTTCTGTTCCTTCTGTTTTCAAGGAGGAGGATGATGATGCGCACAAGGACAAAAAGATGAGGCCCCTGGTCCCTATTGACTATTCAACTGAAGAACTACAGGCTGTTGAACCCGCTGTTTCTGGGCAAGCACCACCAAATTTGGCTGCAGCGGCAGAATTTGCAAAGCGATTATCAACCGGTGGTTCTAAAGAAGAGCAGTACGATGCAGAGAAGGAGAGAAATAGACGTGCTAATGACAGGTCGAGTCAACGGGACAGGGATAGGAATGATGATGACAGTAATCGAACTAGAGATGAGAACAAGGAGAAGACTATCGACCGTGATACAGACCGGGAACATGCACGGGATAAACCAAGGACAATGGATAAGAAGAAGCTCTTGGATGCAAAACAACTGATTGATATGATTCCGAAGACCAAAGAGGAGTTATTCTCATATGAAATCAATTGGGCTATTTATGAAAAGGTAAGCTCAAACCTATCCCATTTAGGTTTTTGGTAAATTAATTACTATCCTAATTGTCTTGTGATTTCTCATTACTGTTATGCATTTGTATTTACAGCATGCACTTCATGAGAGGATGAAACCATGGATTTCAAGGAAGATCACAGAGTTTCTTGGAGAAGAAGAAACCACACTGGTAGATTATATCGTATCTAGTACTCAAGAACATGTAGGAGCAGAACGCATGCTACAGCTGCTTCAATCCATCTTAGACGAGGAAGC
This genomic interval carries:
- the LOC101305463 gene encoding uncharacterized protein LOC101305463 encodes the protein MEGERAEKKRPLAIDFNKLLDGNDDFDPPEVLRVKKTKPVTIAADETPKRAAMGGGDELRDEELERVSNKDLDDLIGRQRAHVKMLAPKLPDKGEKLRVRLKKMEDEQQRRIEHPERYISMVEKPTGATSSAGVSSGFREEATSSPGERGASFLKLFSQKLDDDRDSNKGNAFEREFSTLGHCNRQKKNNNGAFVPKGAQKSRSSSRQFPFQSPSNFYRDKDKTSLSNGDRKGKASSNNSGYQCEENSSSSFAKKEDHYQLRNRTRKSQTILLVDEEEPEFTDTTEQTEEIPER
- the LOC101309725 gene encoding uncharacterized protein LOC101309725; amino-acid sequence: MVRPGFPSRPPGGIGMLPSIQRPPMLGIPGVRPIMPPVVRPAVPSVTPAEKPQTTVFVGKIAPTVNNDFILYLLQLCGPVKSWKRAQDPTDGTPRGFGFCEFESAEGVLRALRLLSKFNIDGQELVLNVKQATREYLERFVEKKTAENTKKLKDSQAEGDEKEGQSTVDKTVVPNSVVDLKEEDNNSGNKESISKNFGIVTDEDKEADRVALEKLTSLIEERLKTNPLPPPPPLAPGNSISEPPANSRDGDPNVDMARNDASGDKNDEETTSVNKAENEQDRPETSSPERSRKPDKSRERDRERDVKQEKEREIERYERETERERIRKEREQRRKFEDAERKFEECLKDWEYREREKQKQRQKEKEREKEWERKRKKEVINEEDDDEEDSRKRWRRTAWEEKKKKKQREKEEDLADRLKEEEEIAEANRRADEEKQLQKLRDALKASSMDAREKADLAEESCVESKDMAFNQDNDTGSGHENHIGDGTLQNGNTGDESAMTSEPQQSGSAPAKKLGFGLVGSGKRASVPSVFKEEDDDAHKDKKMRPLVPIDYSTEELQAVEPAVSGQAPPNLAAAAEFAKRLSTGGSKEEQYDAEKERNRRANDRSSQRDRDRNDDDSNRTRDENKEKTIDRDTDREHARDKPRTMDKKKLLDAKQLIDMIPKTKEELFSYEINWAIYEKHALHERMKPWISRKITEFLGEEETTLVDYIVSSTQEHVGAERMLQLLQSILDEEAEMFVLKMWRMLIFEIKKVETGLPSKTRS